In the Polyangiaceae bacterium genome, one interval contains:
- a CDS encoding right-handed parallel beta-helix repeat-containing protein, with protein MKLAAVWCATLVGTFGLPAMAATTEIGPTSDLSAEIAKLGPGDELVLQGGTYTLSAKLTIGVKGTAAAPITIRSKDGEVAHVTRDASQNVINVEKTEYVLLNGLEVSGGSHGIRIDDSSFITVEDCEIHHTEDVGLSANVPNSTYEGLTIRRNHIHDTGGTGEGMYLGCNNGGCTMFDSLIEGNYVHNTNGPTVQQGDGIELKQGSYNNIIRDNVIHDTNYPCILVYGTAGKPVNLVERNAMWGCLDNAIQAEADVIIRNNIILGAGGDGIHNRNHQQNEVKDLTIVHNTVVNTGAAIRTQNVVGKVVIANNALYSQNGNAISVAGDLAQVTVKGNVGKGGMQGPSAGFDGSGDITADFEDADYTSKRNVYPKAGGKLIAAGDPTFAVEDDFNGTPRAGSADVGAYKFDGSGNPQPPVGPGFKNTPGGAGVGGSGAAGGGTGGGSGAMGGASGSGAGSGNSGGSSGAKAGGSDEESGCGCRVVESQRERNSGWLFAVALLLLRRRRQS; from the coding sequence ATGAAGCTAGCGGCAGTGTGGTGCGCAACGCTGGTCGGCACATTCGGGCTTCCGGCCATGGCGGCAACGACCGAAATCGGGCCGACGTCGGACTTGAGCGCCGAGATTGCGAAGCTGGGGCCCGGTGACGAACTCGTGCTGCAGGGCGGCACCTACACCCTGAGCGCCAAGTTGACCATCGGCGTGAAGGGGACCGCCGCTGCCCCAATCACGATCCGTTCCAAGGACGGCGAAGTGGCGCACGTGACGCGGGATGCCAGCCAGAACGTGATCAACGTCGAGAAGACCGAGTACGTGCTGTTGAACGGGCTGGAAGTGTCTGGGGGCTCTCACGGCATTCGCATCGACGATTCCAGCTTCATCACCGTCGAGGACTGCGAGATCCACCACACGGAAGACGTAGGGCTGTCGGCGAACGTCCCCAACTCCACGTACGAGGGGCTCACCATCCGTCGCAATCACATCCACGACACCGGTGGCACTGGCGAAGGCATGTATCTCGGCTGCAACAACGGTGGTTGCACCATGTTCGACAGCTTGATCGAGGGCAACTACGTTCACAACACCAACGGACCCACGGTGCAGCAGGGTGACGGCATCGAACTGAAGCAGGGGAGCTACAACAACATCATTCGCGACAACGTCATTCACGACACCAACTACCCCTGCATTCTGGTCTACGGCACTGCGGGCAAGCCCGTGAACTTGGTGGAACGCAACGCGATGTGGGGCTGCCTCGACAATGCCATCCAGGCGGAGGCGGACGTCATCATCCGCAACAACATCATCCTCGGTGCGGGCGGGGACGGCATCCACAACCGCAATCACCAACAAAACGAGGTGAAAGACCTGACCATCGTCCACAACACCGTGGTCAACACGGGGGCGGCCATCCGCACGCAAAACGTCGTGGGAAAGGTGGTGATTGCGAACAACGCCCTCTACAGCCAGAACGGCAACGCCATCTCGGTGGCGGGTGATCTCGCTCAAGTGACCGTGAAGGGAAACGTCGGCAAGGGTGGCATGCAGGGCCCAAGTGCCGGTTTCGATGGGAGTGGCGACATCACCGCGGACTTCGAGGACGCTGACTACACGAGCAAGCGCAATGTGTACCCCAAGGCAGGGGGCAAACTGATCGCTGCGGGTGACCCGACGTTCGCAGTGGAGGACGACTTCAATGGGACGCCCCGTGCTGGGAGCGCGGACGTTGGCGCCTACAAGTTCGACGGCAGTGGCAACCCCCAGCCCCCCGTCGGACCAGGCTTCAAGAACACTCCGGGCGGAGCGGGAGTCGGTGGCAGCGGGGCAGCAGGTGGCGGAACGGGCGGCGGCAGTGGCGCGATGGGTGGAGCAAGTGGGAGCGGCGCAGGCAGCGGCAACTCGGGCGGCTCCAGCGGGGCGAAAGCTGGCGGATCTGACGAGGAAAGCGGCTGCGGTTGCCGTGTGGTTGAAAGCCAACGAGAGCGGAATTCAGGTTGGCTGTTCGCGGTGGCGCTGCTCCTGCTGCGACGCCGTCGCCAAAGTTGA
- a CDS encoding sigma-54 dependent transcriptional regulator: MTARILVVDDDVDLRRLLTRQLERRGFETVAAGSAEEASDALANAGIDAVLTDVSMRGMGGIEFCKRVAAMGTGIPVLMLTAYGSMETAVEALRAGASDFITKPVDVEVLVFGLERALERRRLHEEVRRLREAVPVHARNRDPIGESDVMRRAFDTLQRVAGTDVSVLVTGASGTGKEVAARFVHEQSARRSGPFVAVNCSALPDALLESELFGHRRGAFTGAATDREGLVVGAHGGTLFLDEIGELPRELQPKLLRALQERRVRPVGSDAEVDVDVRLVTATNRDLDQLVAEGAFREDLFYRINVVSVRLPALAARGNDTLLLAQHFVGIHAARMNKRVRGLSPPVAAALLAYAWPGNVRELGNCIERAVALTEHEELTLADLPPRVLGDEPASVLPTAESTEELPPLAEVERRYVLRVFDACGGSASRTAQVLGVDRKTLYRRLEQYRKTNGGRAGAD, from the coding sequence GTGACCGCACGCATTCTCGTCGTCGACGACGACGTCGACCTGAGACGCTTGCTGACTCGTCAGCTGGAGCGGCGAGGATTCGAGACAGTGGCAGCCGGCTCTGCCGAGGAAGCGAGCGACGCCCTGGCAAACGCAGGCATCGACGCGGTACTGACGGACGTCTCCATGCGCGGCATGGGCGGCATCGAGTTCTGCAAGCGCGTGGCGGCGATGGGAACGGGGATACCGGTGCTGATGCTGACCGCCTACGGCAGCATGGAGACGGCCGTCGAAGCGCTGCGCGCCGGCGCCAGCGACTTCATCACCAAGCCCGTCGACGTCGAGGTTCTCGTGTTCGGTTTGGAACGAGCGCTGGAGCGACGCCGCCTGCACGAGGAAGTACGGCGGCTTCGTGAGGCAGTGCCGGTTCATGCAAGGAACAGGGACCCAATCGGCGAGAGCGATGTGATGCGACGCGCTTTCGACACGCTTCAACGCGTCGCGGGGACGGACGTCTCCGTTCTGGTCACGGGCGCGAGCGGTACGGGGAAAGAGGTAGCCGCGCGCTTCGTGCACGAGCAGAGCGCTCGACGGAGTGGACCCTTCGTCGCGGTCAACTGCTCGGCCTTGCCCGATGCGCTTCTGGAGAGCGAGCTCTTCGGTCACCGGCGAGGGGCTTTCACGGGTGCCGCAACGGATCGCGAGGGGCTGGTCGTGGGCGCGCACGGTGGAACGTTGTTCCTCGACGAAATCGGAGAATTGCCCCGCGAACTGCAGCCGAAGTTGTTGCGCGCGTTGCAGGAACGGCGAGTGCGGCCGGTCGGCAGCGACGCAGAAGTCGACGTCGACGTACGTTTGGTGACGGCTACCAATCGCGATTTGGACCAACTCGTCGCCGAAGGTGCATTCCGGGAAGATCTGTTCTACCGGATCAACGTAGTCTCCGTGCGGTTACCCGCACTGGCGGCGCGCGGAAACGACACCTTGCTCCTGGCCCAGCACTTCGTCGGGATCCACGCAGCGCGCATGAATAAGCGTGTTCGTGGGCTATCTCCACCAGTGGCGGCGGCGTTGCTCGCGTACGCATGGCCTGGGAACGTGCGAGAGCTAGGCAACTGCATCGAACGTGCCGTGGCGTTGACCGAGCACGAAGAGTTGACGCTCGCAGACTTGCCCCCACGCGTACTAGGCGACGAACCGGCGTCGGTGCTTCCGACTGCAGAGAGCACCGAGGAACTGCCACCGCTAGCGGAAGTCGAACGGCGCTACGTCCTTCGCGTCTTCGATGCTTGCGGAGGAAGTGCATCGCGCACAGCTCAGGTGCTAGGGGTCGATCGCAAGACGCTCTACCGTCGCCTGGAGCAGTATCGCAAGACGAACGGCGGACGCGCTGGGGCAGATTGA
- a CDS encoding serine/threonine-protein kinase, with the protein MNAAATVQAVEALQPGAVLGPYKLLAAVAQGGMARVWAARHLPSTNIVALKTIRPEYAADTSFQNLFMDEAKYASSVRHPAVAHVYGLGEADGVLYIAMEWVVGESLARILKPTKGAATEPIEPSIAARLIADACEALHAAHEITDDDGRTLRLVHCDVSLQNLLVTIDGGVKLVDFGVARALRAQSAAHVPKMDGKAAYMAPEHAAGKRISRLSDVFTLGICLYEISTGVRPFSAGSWDATIERLLAGEFTPPSELVADYPTALERILLRAMAQSPARRFPSAMRMRAALEDWLRSSGGWIGPNDVAAFLRHRAGRLIDEREAHIARQNLG; encoded by the coding sequence GTGAACGCTGCCGCTACCGTCCAAGCCGTCGAGGCGCTCCAGCCGGGGGCCGTGCTCGGACCGTACAAGCTGCTTGCTGCAGTGGCACAGGGGGGCATGGCGCGCGTGTGGGCAGCCCGTCACCTACCCAGCACGAACATCGTCGCCCTCAAGACCATTCGTCCGGAGTACGCGGCGGACACGAGTTTTCAGAACCTGTTCATGGACGAGGCGAAGTACGCATCCAGCGTGCGTCACCCTGCCGTTGCACACGTCTACGGCTTGGGCGAGGCCGACGGAGTGCTCTACATCGCCATGGAGTGGGTGGTCGGCGAAAGCCTGGCGCGGATCCTCAAGCCGACGAAGGGGGCCGCGACGGAGCCCATCGAACCGTCCATCGCAGCACGTCTCATCGCCGACGCCTGTGAAGCGCTGCATGCAGCTCACGAAATCACCGATGACGACGGTCGTACGCTTCGTTTGGTTCACTGCGACGTTTCCTTGCAGAACCTGCTCGTGACCATCGACGGAGGTGTGAAGCTCGTGGACTTCGGTGTCGCGCGTGCCCTGCGCGCGCAATCCGCGGCGCACGTGCCCAAGATGGACGGCAAGGCTGCCTACATGGCGCCCGAGCACGCGGCGGGAAAGCGCATCAGTCGCCTGAGCGACGTGTTCACCCTCGGTATCTGTCTCTACGAGATTTCGACGGGCGTGCGACCGTTTTCCGCCGGCAGCTGGGACGCCACCATCGAGCGGCTGCTGGCCGGTGAGTTCACCCCGCCGAGTGAGCTGGTCGCCGACTACCCGACGGCCTTGGAACGCATTCTTCTTCGCGCCATGGCGCAGAGCCCTGCGCGCCGATTCCCTTCTGCCATGCGCATGCGCGCCGCCCTCGAGGACTGGCTGCGCAGCAGTGGCGGCTGGATCGGCCCGAATGACGTGGCCGCGTTCCTGAGACACCGCGCGGGCCGCCTGATCGACGAGCGCGAGGCCCACATCGCCCGTCAGAATCTCGGCTGA
- a CDS encoding universal stress protein: protein MAVVLAAVDFSPVTDAVCERAVVLSKALELELVLLHVAADDPEFVGYEPGPDSVRSAVAGHLRDAHRQLQARASALSRDGLAVRPLTVQGPIVERILEHAERLDAAWLVLGSHGHGKLYDLLVGSVADGVLRRSKVPTVMVPARPR from the coding sequence ATGGCCGTGGTCCTCGCAGCGGTCGACTTCTCGCCAGTGACAGACGCGGTGTGCGAGCGCGCCGTCGTACTTTCGAAGGCGCTCGAACTCGAGCTGGTGCTGTTGCACGTGGCTGCGGACGACCCCGAGTTCGTGGGCTACGAACCTGGACCCGACAGCGTGCGCAGCGCCGTCGCCGGCCATTTGCGGGACGCACACCGCCAACTGCAAGCGCGAGCGAGCGCACTCTCGAGGGATGGTCTAGCCGTGCGTCCTTTGACCGTGCAAGGCCCCATCGTGGAGCGCATCTTGGAGCACGCAGAGCGCCTGGACGCCGCCTGGTTGGTCCTGGGCAGCCACGGCCACGGCAAGCTGTACGACCTGCTCGTGGGCAGCGTGGCGGACGGCGTCTTGCGCCGCTCGAAAGTGCCAACCGTGATGGTGCCGGCCCGCCCGCGCTAG
- a CDS encoding choice-of-anchor L domain-containing protein has protein sequence MNRAIGLICVSFGSFLLACSSTGGSGSPLQGGGSTAGNGGGGGFGNFGNGGSGAIINVDGGGGGGNLPANCASGPNDDSDGDGYTFATGDCNDCDANANPGAYDVPGNGVDEDCNNTPDDTSASCDQLITDVATANPQDAARAMGLCNFTNPGEKAWGVLEAKYVRADGTPGINDVSHGMLTGFGPNVAPQEGTRLLALSSGTARQPSDPGYSSPGGFDSGTTGFAPAGFPKDSSACPGVSTSSDKTTYNPVGLELKIRVPTNAMSFKYLFNFYTFEFPVFVCDIYNDFFIALQNPAPPNAVDSNISFDTQGNPVSVNNGFLEVCSAQNAGGKNFPCALGSGQLQGTGFEDHAATGWLETVSPVTPGSEITLRFAIWDMGDEILDSTVLIDKFQFSAEEATGSSTTPVPR, from the coding sequence ATGAATCGGGCGATCGGATTGATTTGTGTTTCTTTTGGGTCCTTCCTGCTGGCCTGCTCGTCCACGGGCGGCAGCGGAAGTCCACTGCAAGGTGGCGGTTCGACCGCCGGCAACGGCGGCGGCGGCGGATTCGGCAACTTCGGCAACGGTGGCTCGGGCGCCATCATCAACGTCGACGGCGGCGGCGGGGGAGGCAATCTGCCGGCCAACTGCGCATCTGGCCCCAATGATGACAGCGACGGCGACGGCTACACCTTCGCGACGGGCGACTGCAACGACTGTGACGCCAACGCGAACCCCGGCGCGTACGACGTACCCGGCAACGGCGTCGACGAAGACTGCAACAATACCCCCGACGACACCTCGGCTAGCTGTGACCAGCTGATCACCGACGTAGCCACGGCCAATCCGCAGGATGCGGCTCGCGCCATGGGACTCTGCAACTTCACCAACCCGGGCGAAAAGGCCTGGGGCGTGCTCGAAGCCAAGTACGTGCGCGCAGACGGAACCCCGGGGATCAACGACGTGAGCCACGGCATGCTCACCGGCTTCGGCCCCAACGTGGCCCCGCAAGAGGGCACGCGACTTCTGGCACTGTCGAGCGGCACTGCGCGCCAGCCTTCGGATCCCGGTTACTCGAGCCCGGGCGGGTTCGACTCGGGCACCACGGGCTTCGCGCCGGCTGGCTTCCCCAAGGACTCCAGCGCGTGTCCCGGGGTCTCGACGTCCAGTGACAAGACGACCTACAACCCCGTCGGCTTGGAACTGAAGATCCGCGTCCCGACCAACGCCATGAGCTTCAAGTATCTGTTCAACTTCTACACCTTCGAGTTCCCGGTGTTCGTGTGCGATATCTACAACGACTTCTTCATCGCACTACAAAACCCGGCCCCTCCGAACGCGGTGGACAGCAACATCTCCTTCGACACGCAGGGTAATCCGGTGAGCGTGAACAATGGCTTCCTGGAGGTGTGCTCGGCTCAGAACGCCGGCGGCAAGAACTTCCCCTGCGCGCTCGGCAGCGGACAGCTCCAAGGCACCGGTTTCGAGGATCACGCGGCGACGGGCTGGCTGGAAACGGTATCGCCGGTCACTCCGGGCAGCGAAATCACCCTACGCTTCGCGATCTGGGACATGGGCGACGAGATTCTCGACTCCACCGTGCTGATCGACAAGTTCCAGTTCTCGGCTGAAGAAGCGACGGGATCGAGTACCACGCCGGTACCGCGCTGA
- a CDS encoding response regulator: MESSAEAIDDRTQHSFVEPACVLLAEDDAELRSLLVRALRRDGYRVVESKDGSELLDTLARDLAQRGALEGVDLIISDIRMPGYTGLNVLCGLRQAGMEVPFIVMTGFGDDDTLSRAYALGASCVLTKPFDSETLRHVVVATLTAKRPRHVPVHHRH; the protein is encoded by the coding sequence ATGGAATCTTCCGCCGAAGCCATCGACGATCGTACTCAGCACAGCTTCGTCGAGCCCGCATGCGTGCTACTTGCCGAAGACGACGCAGAGCTACGCAGTCTGCTCGTACGAGCGCTTCGGCGCGACGGCTATCGCGTCGTGGAGAGCAAGGACGGCTCGGAGCTTCTCGATACGCTGGCGCGCGACTTGGCCCAGCGCGGAGCCTTGGAAGGAGTGGATCTGATCATCAGCGACATCCGAATGCCTGGATACACGGGGCTGAACGTGCTGTGCGGCCTGCGTCAGGCGGGCATGGAAGTGCCGTTCATCGTGATGACGGGGTTCGGCGACGATGACACCTTGTCCCGGGCCTACGCCCTGGGAGCGAGCTGCGTGCTCACCAAGCCCTTCGACTCGGAAACCCTACGTCACGTCGTCGTGGCGACGCTGACAGCGAAAAGACCTCGACACGTTCCGGTTCACCACCGACACTGA
- the purT gene encoding formate-dependent phosphoribosylglycinamide formyltransferase, translated as MRIGTPLSPSATKVMFLGAGELGKEVVIELQRLGVEVVAVDRYEHAPGQQVAHRAHTIDMTDAKALRALVEKERPTLLVPEIEAIATDELLKIEAEGICKVIPTANAAHVTMNRERIRRLAVECGLPTSAHAFCSSLQELEQAVDGGIGLPAFVKPVMSSSGKGQSRIRNRDGVARAWEYAMSAGRVKQPRIIVEGEVQFDFEITLLTVRHAAGTAFCEPVGHRQVDGDYVESWQPQAMSAAALEKARGMARKITDALGGWGIFGVELFVQGDEVWFSEVSPRPHDTGLVTLVSQHQSEFALHARAILGLPVDTGLRSPGASAVVYGGVAARGIAFDGVASALSVEGTELRLFGKPESFEKRRMGVVVARGQDVEQARERATRAAAQVKPVAL; from the coding sequence ATGCGTATTGGAACTCCGCTCAGCCCATCGGCGACGAAGGTCATGTTTCTTGGAGCCGGCGAGCTGGGCAAAGAGGTGGTGATCGAACTGCAACGCCTGGGCGTCGAGGTCGTCGCGGTGGACCGCTACGAGCACGCGCCTGGCCAACAAGTCGCTCACCGGGCGCACACCATCGACATGACTGACGCGAAGGCCTTGCGCGCACTGGTCGAAAAGGAGCGACCCACGCTCTTGGTCCCCGAGATCGAGGCGATTGCCACGGACGAGTTGCTGAAGATCGAGGCAGAAGGCATCTGCAAGGTGATTCCCACCGCCAACGCGGCGCATGTGACCATGAACCGCGAGCGCATTCGGCGGCTGGCCGTCGAATGCGGATTGCCAACCTCCGCCCACGCTTTCTGCTCATCCCTTCAAGAGCTCGAGCAAGCCGTAGACGGTGGCATTGGGCTGCCGGCCTTCGTCAAGCCCGTGATGTCGTCGTCGGGCAAGGGGCAAAGCCGCATCCGGAATCGGGACGGCGTGGCGCGCGCCTGGGAGTACGCCATGAGCGCAGGGCGCGTGAAGCAGCCGCGCATCATCGTCGAAGGCGAAGTGCAGTTCGACTTCGAGATCACGCTGCTTACCGTGCGCCACGCGGCCGGAACGGCATTCTGCGAACCCGTCGGACATCGGCAGGTCGATGGGGACTACGTCGAGTCCTGGCAGCCCCAAGCCATGAGCGCCGCCGCGTTGGAAAAGGCCCGCGGCATGGCACGGAAGATCACCGACGCCCTGGGGGGTTGGGGGATTTTCGGTGTCGAGCTTTTCGTGCAGGGCGATGAAGTGTGGTTCTCGGAGGTCAGTCCTCGCCCCCACGACACCGGGCTCGTGACCTTGGTCAGCCAGCACCAGAGCGAGTTCGCCCTGCACGCGCGTGCCATTCTGGGTCTACCGGTCGACACGGGACTTCGAAGCCCCGGCGCGAGCGCTGTCGTCTACGGCGGCGTCGCGGCGCGCGGCATCGCCTTCGACGGGGTAGCGTCGGCGCTGTCCGTGGAGGGAACGGAACTGCGCCTCTTCGGCAAGCCGGAGTCCTTCGAGAAGCGGCGTATGGGCGTCGTCGTGGCCCGAGGGCAGGACGTGGAGCAGGCTCGGGAGCGCGCAACCCGGGCAGCGGCGCAGGTCAAACCCGTCGCGCTCTGA
- a CDS encoding HAMP domain-containing sensor histidine kinase, with product MQLTRKLTFFIAIAVWSVLGVVACLRIAEERSLYRDDLRRDHEVLGHALAAAVSEAWRVSGRDVARDVVAHATSADSPVSVRWLDADVLRAEPGLAASVADELKAGVMVHTLFENSTEPQLISLVPLRPGKDAPFLELRESLSSENRYLGRTLSHTVVATLAVGAVCTALAFLLGTWMVGRPVRALRDKARRVGTGDLTVPVVLTQRDELGDLAREMNHMSDALARSRAEREAANAERIRALSQLRHAERLATVGRLAAGVAHELGTPLHVIEGHTKLLDRGEAESEEETRESLQTILRQTARMTHIVRQLLDFARARTPHKTPVDLRAIAEEATSMLTALAAQRDVNVQVEGEGCVVHADESQMLQVATNLLKNAIDASSPGQRVTLEVSTAHADDGPRGVLRVVDQGSGIDPEAREHLFEPFFTTKDVGRGTGLGLAVSHGIVLDHGGAISVDCPPRGGSVFEVQLPQEAQ from the coding sequence ATGCAGCTCACTCGCAAGCTCACCTTCTTCATCGCCATCGCGGTCTGGTCCGTCTTGGGCGTCGTCGCATGCTTGCGCATCGCCGAGGAGCGCAGTCTGTACCGCGACGATCTCAGGCGGGACCACGAGGTCTTGGGCCACGCGCTGGCCGCAGCCGTGTCGGAAGCGTGGCGCGTGTCAGGACGCGACGTGGCGCGAGACGTGGTGGCACACGCCACGAGCGCCGACAGCCCGGTCTCCGTGCGCTGGCTCGATGCCGACGTTCTGCGTGCGGAGCCGGGGCTGGCCGCAAGTGTCGCAGACGAGCTGAAGGCCGGCGTCATGGTGCACACGCTGTTCGAGAACTCGACCGAGCCTCAACTGATCAGCTTGGTGCCGCTGCGGCCGGGCAAGGACGCTCCGTTCCTGGAGCTGCGTGAGAGCCTGAGCAGTGAGAACCGCTACCTGGGACGCACGCTTTCCCACACCGTCGTCGCGACCCTGGCCGTGGGCGCCGTGTGCACGGCCCTCGCCTTCTTGCTCGGCACCTGGATGGTGGGGCGACCGGTGCGGGCGTTGCGTGACAAGGCTCGACGTGTGGGGACCGGTGACCTGACCGTCCCGGTGGTGCTGACTCAGCGCGACGAGCTCGGCGATCTCGCGCGGGAGATGAACCACATGAGCGACGCATTGGCCCGCTCGCGCGCGGAACGGGAGGCGGCGAATGCGGAACGAATCCGCGCTTTGTCGCAGCTGAGACACGCCGAGCGCTTGGCGACGGTGGGTCGCCTGGCAGCCGGGGTGGCTCATGAGCTCGGCACGCCGCTGCACGTCATCGAAGGCCACACGAAGCTACTCGACCGCGGCGAAGCCGAAAGCGAAGAAGAGACCCGTGAATCCCTGCAAACCATCCTGCGCCAGACGGCGCGCATGACCCACATCGTGCGCCAATTGCTCGACTTCGCCCGCGCCCGCACGCCGCACAAGACGCCCGTGGACCTGCGCGCGATTGCGGAAGAGGCCACGAGCATGTTGACTGCGTTGGCAGCGCAGCGCGACGTCAACGTGCAAGTCGAGGGCGAAGGCTGCGTCGTGCACGCAGACGAGTCGCAAATGCTCCAAGTCGCGACCAACCTGCTGAAGAACGCCATTGACGCCTCGAGCCCGGGACAGCGCGTGACACTGGAGGTGTCGACGGCACATGCAGATGACGGTCCCCGCGGGGTGCTGCGCGTCGTGGATCAGGGCAGCGGCATCGATCCCGAGGCCCGCGAGCACTTGTTCGAACCCTTCTTCACAACCAAGGACGTGGGCCGGGGCACCGGCCTTGGCCTGGCGGTGTCCCATGGCATCGTTCTCGATCACGGCGGCGCGATCTCGGTCGACTGTCCCCCGCGCGGGGGCAGCGTGTTCGAGGTGCAGCTGCCACAGGAGGCCCAGTGA
- a CDS encoding outer membrane protein transport protein produces the protein MSLLGGSAGSPSAKHTRRRLCASLILACACGAATAHASPADLYGFGPRPQSMAGAGAAVASGFSSTYANPALLGLEHGRSLSLGYQAGTFSLYAEGPNASRPPPQEGMQGTFIGVVLPLPFGGVLEDRLTLGLGTYTPTDLIARARLLYPERTQFPLLTDRAQTLNFNLGMGVDLGSGFQVGAGFLALAELVGTVVVQTDTSGRVGTTVDDQLVATYAPILGVAYRHDDTKAGLTWRGALEGDFDVIVEVNDLGSLVVPDLNIAGVAQYDPMTLQAEVAQSFGSTTLVGGATWRHWSAFDGFARPTVRCPATQPDCEALTPAAVEFADVVVPRLGVMHELGLSSSARSELRAGYAFEPSPLGEQTTALNLLDNDRHVLALGYGVELRDPLPPINLDVFWQLHWLAPRTHQKDASVAADNPGAPHVKSGGTLQNFGLICGVQF, from the coding sequence GTGAGCCTCCTCGGCGGAAGCGCCGGCAGCCCGAGTGCCAAGCACACGAGACGACGACTGTGTGCGAGTCTGATCCTGGCCTGCGCCTGTGGCGCGGCGACTGCCCACGCTTCGCCTGCCGACCTCTATGGCTTCGGCCCTCGGCCGCAGAGCATGGCCGGAGCAGGTGCCGCTGTTGCTTCCGGATTCTCCTCGACCTACGCGAACCCCGCGCTGCTCGGTCTCGAGCATGGCCGCAGCCTGAGCCTCGGCTACCAGGCCGGCACTTTCTCTTTGTACGCGGAGGGACCAAATGCATCCCGACCGCCACCTCAGGAGGGAATGCAAGGCACGTTCATTGGAGTGGTGCTTCCGTTGCCCTTCGGCGGTGTGCTGGAAGACCGCCTGACCCTGGGGTTGGGCACCTACACGCCGACCGATCTGATCGCACGCGCGAGACTGCTCTATCCCGAGCGCACGCAGTTTCCCCTGCTGACGGACCGTGCCCAGACTCTGAACTTCAACCTCGGCATGGGGGTCGACTTGGGCAGCGGCTTCCAGGTCGGCGCGGGCTTCTTGGCCTTGGCGGAGCTGGTCGGCACGGTGGTGGTCCAGACGGACACCTCCGGTCGAGTCGGCACGACCGTCGACGACCAACTGGTTGCTACTTACGCGCCCATCCTTGGCGTCGCCTATCGCCACGACGACACGAAGGCGGGGCTCACCTGGCGCGGCGCGTTGGAAGGCGACTTCGACGTCATCGTCGAGGTGAACGACCTCGGCAGCTTGGTGGTGCCCGATCTGAACATCGCCGGTGTGGCTCAGTACGATCCGATGACCCTGCAGGCGGAGGTGGCGCAGTCCTTCGGCTCCACCACGCTGGTGGGCGGCGCGACGTGGAGGCACTGGTCGGCGTTCGACGGGTTCGCCCGACCTACGGTGCGCTGTCCCGCGACGCAACCGGATTGCGAGGCGCTCACGCCAGCGGCAGTGGAGTTCGCCGACGTCGTGGTCCCCCGCCTCGGCGTCATGCACGAACTGGGCTTGAGCTCCAGCGCGAGGAGCGAGCTACGCGCCGGGTACGCCTTCGAGCCGAGCCCCCTCGGAGAGCAAACCACCGCGCTCAATCTGTTGGACAACGATCGCCACGTCCTGGCCCTCGGCTACGGAGTCGAACTCCGAGATCCACTGCCGCCGATCAACCTCGACGTATTTTGGCAGCTGCACTGGCTCGCGCCGCGCACGCACCAAAAGGACGCCAGCGTCGCCGCCGACAATCCTGGTGCACCGCATGTGAAGAGCGGGGGAACGCTACAAAACTTCGGCTTGATCTGTGGGGTGCAGTTCTGA